One Thunnus maccoyii chromosome 14, fThuMac1.1, whole genome shotgun sequence genomic window carries:
- the LOC121912029 gene encoding SLC35A4 upstream open reading frame protein-like, whose amino-acid sequence MANDKDPLSQLKDLGDLKDQLEDIQRRIEDEIQTGVPPGGSLLASPFLKGFLAGYIVARLRSSALLGVAVGTCTGIYAAQNYAVPNIENTIKDYIRNLKEGRK is encoded by the exons ATGGCTAATGACAAG gatccTCTGAGCCAGCTCAAGGACCTGGGGGACCTGAAGGATCAGCTGGAGGATATCCAGAGACGGATCGAGGATGAGATACAGACTGGGGTTCCTCCA GGTGGCAGTCTGCTGGCTTCTCCTTTCCTGAAAGGTTTTCTGGCTGGGTACATTGTTGCTAGGCTACGCTCCTCAGCGTTGCTAGGTGTTGCTGTTGGAACGTGTACAGGAATCTATGCGGCACAAAATTATGCCGTTCCCAACATTGAAAACACCATCAAAGACTACATCCGTAATCTGAAAGAAGGACGCAAGTGA
- the LOC121912027 gene encoding uncharacterized protein LOC121912027 has product MSDPENTTQPLLSPPSQTAINVGASGQSGRPTRAYKVAFITLLACVLIVGQFMIGFFMYRQMNDIKSLEEQNNGLKAEMTKGRSDVMPVRMHMPMSALPELMDDSVDEEASTGAPDKTVPQQATECQLEAAGMKAVQVPGFRPVCDSRGLYRAQQCFGKHCWCVNPVNGQEIPGSMTMGTARCRAASLIGGMSSVLTMPDLDA; this is encoded by the exons ATGTCGGACCCCGAGAACACAACCCAGCCTCTCCTCAGCCCTCCCAGCCAAACAGCCATCAATGTAGGAGCATCAGGACAGAG TGGCCGTCCCACTCGGGCCTATAAAGTGGCATTTATAACCCTGTTGGCCTGTGTGCTGATTGTGGGCCAGTTTATGATCGGCTTCTTCATGTACCGCCAGATGAATGACATCAAATCTCTGGAGGAACAGAACAACGGCCTGAAGGCAGAGATGACGAAGGGAAGATCTG ATGTTATGCCTGTGCGGATGCACATGCCCATGAGTGCCTTGCCCGAGCTGATGGATGACTCTGTGGATGAG GAGGCTTCCACTGGAGCCCCAGACAAAACAG TCCCTCAGCAGGCCACCGAGTGCCAGCTGGAGGCTGCTGGTATGAAGGCCGTGCAGGTGCCAGGTTTCCGCCCTGTCTGTGACTCACGCGGCCTCTACCGGGCCCAGCAATGCTTTGGGAAGCACTGCTGGTGCGTGAACCCAGTCAACGGGCAAGAGATCCCTGGATCCATGACCATGGGAACTGCCAGATGCAGAGCAGCTTCCCTCATTG GTGGCATGAGCAGTGTGCTGACTATGCCTGATCTTGATGCCTGA